The Fusobacterium necrophorum subsp. necrophorum genome has a window encoding:
- a CDS encoding NCS2 family permease encodes MENQGFLDKYFKLSERGSTVRNEVIGGITTFLAMAYIIFVNPSILSLTGMDKGALITVTCLATALGTFISGVWANAPFGLAPGMGLNAFFTFTLVMDKGVTWETALGIVFLSGCFFFILSLGGIRERIADCIPLSIKIAVGAGIGLFITLIGLKNMGLVVKNEATLVGLGVLGPEVLIGIAGLFIAVILEIKRVKGGILIGILSSTVLAFIFHKVEMPSSFVSLPPSMAPIFMKLDIKSAFQLSLMGPIFSFMFVDLFDSLGTLISCSKEIGLVEKDGKIKGFGKMLYTDVASTIFGAVMGTSTVTTFVESSAGIAAGARTGLASVVTAILFVLSLIFAPLVGVVPGYATASALIIVGVYMFKNVRFLDFNDLKTLVPAFIIIIMMPLTYSISIGLSLGFIAYIVIHVLTGEFKALNLPLVFVGVLSFINLVI; translated from the coding sequence ATGGAAAATCAAGGATTCTTAGACAAGTATTTTAAACTGAGTGAGAGAGGAAGCACTGTGAGAAATGAAGTTATCGGAGGGATAACCACTTTCTTGGCAATGGCATATATTATCTTTGTCAATCCGTCTATTTTAAGTTTAACAGGAATGGATAAAGGAGCTCTTATTACAGTCACTTGTTTAGCAACCGCATTGGGAACCTTTATCTCGGGAGTTTGGGCAAATGCTCCATTCGGACTGGCTCCGGGAATGGGATTAAATGCTTTCTTTACATTTACTCTGGTCATGGACAAAGGGGTCACTTGGGAAACCGCTTTAGGAATAGTATTTTTATCAGGATGCTTCTTTTTTATTCTGTCTTTAGGGGGAATTCGAGAAAGAATTGCAGACTGTATCCCGCTATCTATCAAAATTGCGGTAGGAGCAGGGATTGGATTATTTATTACCTTAATCGGTTTGAAAAATATGGGCTTAGTCGTGAAAAATGAAGCAACTTTAGTGGGACTTGGAGTTTTAGGACCGGAAGTGTTAATTGGAATTGCAGGTTTGTTCATTGCGGTTATCTTGGAAATTAAAAGAGTAAAAGGCGGAATTTTGATTGGGATTTTAAGCTCTACCGTTTTGGCCTTTATTTTTCATAAGGTAGAAATGCCGAGCAGTTTTGTATCATTACCTCCAAGTATGGCACCTATTTTTATGAAATTGGATATTAAGAGTGCATTTCAACTTTCTTTGATGGGACCTATTTTTTCTTTTATGTTTGTAGATTTATTTGATTCTTTAGGAACTTTGATTTCCTGTTCCAAAGAAATTGGTTTGGTGGAAAAAGACGGAAAGATAAAAGGATTTGGAAAAATGCTTTATACTGACGTGGCATCGACTATTTTTGGAGCGGTTATGGGAACTTCTACCGTAACTACTTTTGTAGAATCTTCTGCAGGAATTGCAGCAGGAGCGAGAACGGGATTGGCATCGGTCGTGACTGCGATTTTATTTGTGTTATCTCTAATATTTGCTCCCTTGGTAGGAGTGGTACCGGGATATGCAACCGCATCGGCTCTTATTATTGTCGGGGTGTATATGTTTAAAAATGTAAGATTTTTAGATTTCAATGATTTGAAAACTTTAGTGCCGGCTTTTATCATCATTATTATGATGCCTTTGACTTACAGTATCAGTATCGGTTTAAGTTTGGGATTTATTGCTTATATTGTCATTCATGTTTTAACAGGAGAATTCAAAGCTTTGAACCTTCCTTTGGTTTTTGTAGGAGTTTTGTCCTTTATCAACTTAGTGATTTAA
- a CDS encoding LptF/LptG family permease, translating into MKKLDIYITKNFLKYFSYSLFSFLAIFVLSQIFKVLRYVNEGQLSAGEVPLFIGNLLPGIIINVAPLAVLLGGLISINIMASNLEIISLKTSGIRFARLVRGPILVSFFISLVVFYLNDRVYPGSVVRNRELRGKEDVEERELPKEKENAFFRNEEGRYVYYMKKINREKGIMDYVEILDMSEDFDKIERIITAKQGKYDFEKKIWIFKEVNLYYPETDRTESRVLIQDEKYRDEPDRFISLSNIVPKQQTIAELKKAIKEGSATGNEIREMLSELGKRYSFPFASFVVSFLGLALGSHYVRGMSILNIVISILLGYAYYLVEGAFEALGMNGYLNPFLSGWIPNLLFLAAGLYFMRRAEY; encoded by the coding sequence ATGAAGAAATTGGATATCTATATTACGAAAAACTTCTTAAAGTATTTTTCCTATAGTCTGTTTTCCTTTTTGGCCATTTTTGTATTGAGTCAGATTTTCAAAGTTCTTCGTTATGTGAATGAGGGGCAATTGTCTGCGGGAGAGGTTCCTCTTTTTATTGGAAATTTATTGCCAGGGATTATCATTAATGTCGCTCCTTTGGCGGTGTTACTGGGAGGATTGATTTCTATCAATATTATGGCGAGTAATTTGGAGATTATTTCCTTAAAAACATCGGGAATTCGTTTTGCCCGTTTGGTGAGAGGACCGATTTTAGTTTCTTTTTTCATCTCCCTTGTTGTTTTTTATCTGAATGACAGAGTGTATCCGGGTTCCGTCGTACGTAACCGAGAATTGCGTGGAAAAGAAGATGTGGAAGAAAGAGAGCTTCCTAAAGAAAAAGAAAATGCTTTTTTTCGAAATGAAGAGGGGCGTTATGTCTACTATATGAAAAAGATAAATCGAGAAAAAGGAATAATGGATTATGTTGAAATCTTAGATATGTCGGAGGACTTTGATAAGATTGAGAGAATTATCACTGCCAAACAAGGAAAGTATGATTTTGAGAAAAAAATATGGATTTTCAAAGAGGTAAATCTTTATTATCCGGAAACGGATAGAACGGAGAGCCGGGTTTTGATTCAAGACGAAAAATATAGGGATGAGCCGGATCGTTTTATTTCTCTTTCCAATATCGTTCCGAAACAGCAAACGATTGCAGAATTAAAGAAGGCGATCAAAGAAGGCAGTGCTACAGGAAATGAAATTCGAGAAATGTTATCGGAATTGGGAAAACGCTATTCCTTTCCTTTCGCCAGTTTTGTCGTTTCCTTTCTGGGACTTGCTTTAGGGAGTCATTATGTGAGGGGAATGTCCATTTTGAATATTGTCATTTCTATTTTACTGGGCTATGCTTATTATTTGGTGGAAGGAGCTTTTGAAGCCTTGGGAATGAACGGCTATTTAAATCCTTTTCTCTCAGGTTGGATTCCCAATTTATTATTTTTGGCGGCGGGACTTTATTTTATGAGAAGAGCGGAATATTAG
- the dut gene encoding dUTP diphosphatase, which yields MSKIQVKVVLEEGVQLPKYETAGAAGLDVRANIPESITLGSLERALIPTGIRMAIPEGYEVQVRPRSGLALKHGITLLNTPGTIDSDYRGELKIIIANMSKQPYVIEAQERIGQLVLNKVEQMELEIVSSLDETVRGEGGFGHTGK from the coding sequence ATGAGCAAAATACAAGTGAAAGTAGTTTTAGAAGAGGGAGTGCAACTGCCGAAATATGAAACTGCGGGAGCAGCCGGTTTAGATGTCAGAGCCAATATTCCGGAAAGTATTACTTTGGGGAGTTTAGAACGTGCTTTGATTCCAACCGGGATTCGAATGGCAATTCCGGAGGGCTATGAAGTACAGGTTCGTCCAAGAAGCGGTTTGGCGTTGAAACATGGCATTACTTTGTTAAACACTCCCGGAACGATTGATTCCGACTATCGGGGAGAACTGAAAATTATTATTGCCAATATGAGTAAACAGCCCTATGTAATAGAAGCTCAGGAAAGAATCGGGCAATTGGTATTGAATAAAGTGGAACAAATGGAGCTTGAAATTGTATCCTCTTTGGATGAAACCGTTCGTGGAGAAGGGGGATTTGGACATACAGGAAAGTAA
- a CDS encoding pitrilysin family protein, with protein MNEGVQVKTLSNGITVLAEKVPELQSFSLGFFVRTGARNERKEESGISHFIEHMMFKGTETRTAKELSEIIDNEGGMMNAYTSRETTVYYVQLLSSKLEIAIDVLSDMMLHSTFTEENIEKERNVIIEEIKMYEDSPEDTVHDENISFALRGIQSNSISGTPEGLKKITREHFMKYLRDQYVASNLTIVISGNFDEELLMTQLEEKMSAFPSSTERRDYDNRYEIYSGTQIITRDTQQVHICFNTRGIDIHHPKKYAVAILTSALGGGMSARLFQKIREERGLAYSVYSYQSVYEDCGLFTTYAGTTKEAYRDVIAMIQEEYQEILEHGITEQELQRCKNQFTSALMFHLESSKGRMSSIAASYMNNGRVETKEEVIQNINAVSLEDIQEVARYLFDEKYYSCTILGNIKEGEFTL; from the coding sequence ATGAACGAAGGAGTACAGGTAAAAACATTATCAAACGGTATTACGGTATTGGCAGAGAAAGTTCCTGAATTGCAAAGTTTTTCTTTGGGTTTTTTTGTTCGAACAGGAGCGAGAAATGAAAGGAAAGAAGAGAGCGGGATTTCTCATTTCATAGAACATATGATGTTCAAGGGAACGGAAACAAGAACTGCGAAGGAGTTATCTGAAATCATAGACAATGAAGGCGGAATGATGAATGCCTATACCAGTCGGGAAACTACGGTGTATTATGTACAATTGCTGTCCAGCAAGTTAGAGATAGCCATTGATGTTCTTTCCGACATGATGTTACATTCCACCTTTACAGAAGAAAATATTGAAAAAGAAAGAAATGTCATTATTGAAGAAATAAAAATGTATGAGGATAGTCCTGAGGATACGGTGCATGATGAAAATATCAGTTTTGCTTTGCGAGGGATTCAATCCAACAGTATTTCCGGAACGCCGGAAGGATTGAAGAAAATTACAAGAGAGCATTTTATGAAGTATTTGCGAGATCAATATGTGGCTTCCAATTTAACGATTGTCATTTCCGGAAATTTTGATGAAGAGCTGTTGATGACACAGTTGGAAGAAAAAATGTCCGCTTTTCCAAGTTCGACCGAGAGGAGAGACTATGACAATCGCTATGAAATTTATTCAGGAACACAGATTATCACGAGAGACACCCAACAGGTTCATATCTGTTTCAACACTCGAGGGATTGACATACATCATCCTAAGAAATATGCCGTTGCTATTTTAACAAGTGCTTTGGGAGGCGGAATGAGTGCCAGGTTATTTCAAAAGATTCGGGAAGAAAGAGGATTGGCGTATTCTGTATACAGTTATCAATCCGTTTATGAGGATTGCGGACTGTTTACCACCTATGCCGGAACTACGAAAGAAGCCTATCGGGATGTCATTGCCATGATCCAAGAAGAATATCAGGAAATTTTGGAGCATGGAATTACAGAACAGGAATTACAACGTTGTAAAAATCAATTTACCAGTGCTCTGATGTTTCATTTGGAAAGCAGCAAGGGAAGAATGTCCAGTATTGCGGCTTCTTATATGAATAATGGAAGAGTGGAAACAAAAGAAGAAGTGATTCAAAATATCAATGCCGTTTCTTTGGAAGATATTCAAGAAGTTGCAAGATATTTGTTTGATGAAAAATATTATTCCTGTACTATATTGGGGAATATAAAAGAAGGGGAGTTTACATTATGA
- the rodA gene encoding rod shape-determining protein RodA: MGKNRKRYFLIKRLKKMNLWLIANILAIFALSLMSIYSSTIPKGPGFFQKELLWFFISAIVFVAFSLLDYHKYMKYDRYVYLFNVLMLLSVFVIGTKRLGAQRWIDLGPISIQPSEFAKIFLVLTLSSYMAKHSNERFEGFRSMMLSFFHMLPIFILIALQPDLGTSLVLLVIYASLVFINGLDWRTIFILLLAAISAIPGAYFFLLHDYQRQRVLTFLNPGEDMLGSGWNVMQSMIAIGSGGVRGKGFLENSQSKLRFLPESHTDFIGAVYLEERGFLGGVALLLLYLLLLIQILKIAEDTEERFGKLICYGIASIFFFHIFINLGMIMGIMPVTGLPLLLMSYGGSSLVFAYMMLGIVQSVKFYRG, translated from the coding sequence ATGGGAAAAAATCGAAAAAGATATTTTCTAATCAAGCGATTGAAGAAGATGAATTTATGGTTGATTGCCAATATACTGGCTATTTTTGCCTTGAGCTTAATGAGTATTTATAGCTCTACGATTCCAAAAGGACCCGGTTTTTTTCAGAAAGAGTTGTTATGGTTTTTCATTAGTGCTATCGTATTTGTGGCTTTTTCATTATTGGACTATCATAAATATATGAAATATGATCGCTATGTCTATCTATTCAATGTACTTATGCTTCTGTCCGTTTTTGTCATAGGGACGAAGCGTTTAGGGGCACAGAGATGGATAGATTTAGGACCTATTTCGATTCAACCGTCTGAATTTGCAAAAATATTTTTAGTATTGACTCTTTCCAGCTACATGGCAAAACATTCGAATGAAAGATTTGAGGGCTTTAGATCCATGATGCTATCTTTTTTTCATATGCTGCCGATTTTTATACTCATCGCTTTACAGCCGGATTTGGGAACCTCTTTGGTGTTGCTTGTGATCTATGCCAGCTTAGTATTTATTAACGGTTTGGATTGGAGAACCATTTTTATTTTGCTTCTTGCTGCGATTTCAGCGATTCCGGGAGCTTATTTCTTCTTATTACATGACTATCAAAGGCAAAGAGTCTTAACTTTTTTGAATCCCGGAGAGGATATGCTGGGCTCCGGTTGGAATGTCATGCAATCGATGATCGCCATTGGTTCGGGAGGGGTTCGAGGTAAGGGATTTTTGGAGAACTCCCAGAGTAAATTACGGTTTTTACCGGAATCTCATACCGATTTTATCGGAGCAGTCTATTTGGAGGAAAGAGGATTTTTAGGGGGAGTTGCTTTGTTACTGCTCTATTTGCTTTTACTCATTCAAATTTTAAAGATTGCGGAGGATACCGAAGAACGATTTGGAAAATTGATTTGCTATGGAATTGCTTCCATTTTCTTTTTTCATATTTTCATCAATTTAGGAATGATTATGGGAATTATGCCGGTAACGGGTTTACCTCTTCTCCTGATGAGCTACGGAGGAAGTTCTTTGGTGTTTGCCTATATGATGCTGGGCATTGTGCAAAGTGTAAAATTTTATCGGGGGTAG
- a CDS encoding DMT family transporter — protein MRAGMGILVTFIGGVFWGFSGVAGKYLFESAGVTSDWLVPWRLLTAGSVMLLYLYHKQGKAVFRILKEDCKDLLIYAVFGMMACQYTYFTTVQYSNAAIATILQYSAPPFIMVYMCYRERKKPERIEVISLVSSCIGVFVLCTHFQFEAFVISPKALLWGLISAFAMMINTIQPVNLLKKYGSFLPLAWSMIIGGSLLFLWTRPDRIPIHYTWNLFGGFFAVVFLGTIVAFTLYMEGIKMIGPTKAALIACVEPISATVLSILLLGTSFEFLDIVGIALILLAVCLLSYPTKNKKNS, from the coding sequence ATGAGAGCAGGAATGGGAATTTTAGTCACCTTTATTGGTGGTGTATTTTGGGGATTTTCCGGGGTGGCAGGGAAGTATCTCTTTGAATCTGCAGGGGTTACCAGTGACTGGTTAGTTCCTTGGAGATTGTTGACAGCCGGAAGTGTTATGTTGCTCTATTTATATCATAAGCAGGGAAAGGCCGTGTTTCGAATTCTGAAAGAGGATTGCAAAGATTTGCTGATATATGCTGTTTTTGGAATGATGGCTTGTCAGTATACTTATTTTACGACAGTACAATATTCCAATGCGGCGATTGCAACGATACTTCAATATTCCGCACCTCCATTTATTATGGTATACATGTGCTACCGAGAACGAAAAAAACCGGAAAGAATAGAAGTGATTTCTTTAGTTTCTTCTTGCATTGGAGTTTTTGTACTATGTACTCATTTTCAGTTTGAGGCCTTTGTGATTTCTCCGAAAGCATTGCTTTGGGGGTTGATTTCCGCCTTTGCCATGATGATAAATACGATTCAACCGGTGAATTTATTAAAAAAATACGGTTCTTTTTTGCCTTTGGCATGGTCTATGATTATCGGGGGAAGTCTTTTATTTCTCTGGACGCGTCCTGATAGAATTCCGATACATTACACTTGGAATTTATTCGGAGGTTTCTTTGCCGTTGTATTCTTAGGAACGATAGTTGCTTTTACTTTATACATGGAGGGAATTAAAATGATAGGACCGACGAAGGCGGCACTCATTGCTTGTGTAGAACCTATTTCGGCAACGGTTCTTTCTATTTTACTGCTGGGAACTTCATTTGAATTTTTGGACATAGTTGGAATTGCCTTAATCCTTTTGGCGGTGTGCCTGCTATCTTATCCGACAAAAAATAAAAAAAATAGTTGA
- a CDS encoding RluA family pseudouridine synthase, whose product MKEYRVKEKYIGVRVDRYLRKEFPDLSLGDIFKGLRTGKIKVNGKKVKESYRFVSEDCIQLYLEIKEQKKREFLILSSEERAELEEGILYQDQNILVYCKKAGELMHKGSSHDYGLAEQFQAYFQNEDFHFVNRLDKETSGLVLGGKCLKIVRELAEAIKKRTIVKKYYIIVEGNPPKNHFSLRSYLKKGETRVLESQCAKEDYRECSASFQVLKRKKDCSLLEANLETGRTHQLRVQLAGMGFPILGDGKYGKKKAGRMYLHSHLLKISAWEQEWDTGIPAEFLWYFNK is encoded by the coding sequence ATGAAAGAATATCGAGTAAAAGAAAAATATATTGGAGTGCGAGTGGACAGATACCTTAGAAAAGAGTTTCCGGACTTATCGTTAGGAGATATTTTCAAAGGTCTAAGAACCGGTAAGATAAAAGTGAATGGAAAAAAAGTAAAAGAGAGTTATCGTTTTGTATCGGAAGATTGTATTCAACTTTATTTGGAGATCAAAGAGCAAAAGAAAAGGGAATTTTTAATCTTGTCTTCTGAAGAGAGAGCTGAATTGGAAGAAGGTATTTTGTATCAAGACCAGAATATATTGGTCTATTGTAAAAAAGCGGGAGAGTTAATGCACAAAGGGAGTTCTCATGACTATGGTTTGGCGGAACAGTTTCAGGCCTATTTTCAAAATGAGGATTTTCACTTTGTAAATCGTTTGGATAAGGAGACCTCCGGACTTGTTCTGGGAGGAAAATGTTTAAAAATTGTTCGTGAATTGGCGGAAGCTATAAAAAAGAGGACAATTGTCAAAAAATATTATATAATAGTGGAGGGTAATCCGCCTAAAAATCACTTTTCTTTAAGAAGTTATTTGAAAAAAGGAGAAACTCGAGTTTTGGAAAGTCAATGTGCCAAGGAAGATTACCGAGAATGTTCGGCAAGTTTTCAGGTTTTGAAGCGGAAAAAAGATTGCTCTCTTCTGGAAGCAAATTTGGAAACAGGACGAACTCATCAGTTAAGAGTACAACTCGCTGGAATGGGCTTTCCCATTTTAGGAGATGGAAAGTATGGAAAAAAGAAAGCGGGAAGAATGTACTTACACTCACATTTGTTAAAAATTTCAGCTTGGGAACAAGAATGGGATACAGGCATTCCCGCTGAATTTTTATGGTATTTTAATAAATAA